The DNA segment GGTGTGAGATATGTAATTGTGACAGTAGCTTATAATCTAGATGGATACTGTAGCTATCTTtccccaggggcccgttgcagaaagagttgcaatcaatcgcaagtctaaaaatcatgcgcaacttgattttcaaccaatcaacagcgcgcatttgggacttgcgattgattttttgacttgcgtttaaacgcaactctttctgcaacggacccctgctATGAGTCTAATGTGAAAGACTACAAATAGATGCAGTCACTGTTTGTGGTCTTGTCACATCAGACTTTTTGCTTAGTTGAGTAAAACAGCAAAGACATGAGCTCCAGTGTTCACCTAGATTATAGGCTAATAACAGAGGCACTCATGCTGAATTTTGTGTATGGGAATTtggtttgattttcatgattttcaatgCATATTTGGTAACTCAAATTATTTGCCTGAAAATTGTGCTTTTTGTGAATTTCTGTGAATTCCATTTCTTCTAGAATTCCATTAATTCAGTTTATCTTATCATGGAAAACTTGGTACTCAAGTGGATGGACAGCCGTGTGTATTTTAAAATCACGAaagacattttttaattttagttCATACTTGCCTTTAGAGAGTGCAAGAAATGGAAgacatcaaaatgaatttggGTTGTTTCGtaatatattttactttgatAAAACAGACCAGTTTTATATGACCTCTTCCTTAAtgtgtttctttttcttctttttcttcttgggAACACTGTCAATTCCTTCATTAGTcccatgtatttcattttgtgtagtCCTTTCACCATGATCACCACCTCCGTTCACATTGCAGAACACATCACTGTGTTTCCTcttcaatttgttttgcttttcaatttgTCCTTCACTCTCACCATCAGATTCTGATATTTGATGGTCAATGTGTCTTTGCTTATGCTTTTTACTTTTCACTTTCTTTTCTCTCATCTGATCATCATCCGATCCTGGCTCTATCTTGATTCTGATTTCACTGGTAGGTTCAACGGCTTTGCTCATATTATGATCACAATTCTCAGATACCCTCTCTTTgtgcttctttttcttcttctttttgccCGACTGACTTACATCGTCGATTAATTCTTCTGGATCAATGACCTCTGTCTTCACAACGATGCTTTCCACATCACCATCcatgtttgatttctttttctttttcttctttttctccaaGATTTGCTCTACGTTCGATCCATCATCAACGACGTTAGTACTATCCTCATCCAGTGACCAGCCTGGCTCCTTCTTCATCGTCGTCTCTAATAATGAATCGTTCATctcatttcccctttttttatccttctttttctttttcttcttctttccctctatACATTCTCCTTCAATAATTCCTTCCATCCCTCCGTCAGCACTAACATCAAGATCTGGTTCTACTTTAACAACGATGTCATCCATCTGTCTATCCTCagttttcctcttctttttcttcttctttccaacATTCTCTCCATCATTCTCACTTGTCGACTCTAGAGGGAGCTTTGCACTGTTTTCTGGGTCGCTTATGAAACCACTGTCATGTTTTCTTTTCTCAGGAGCATCTGTCTCCATTGCGGTATCTTCTGCACCTTCGCCATCAGAAACATCCTGTTTTAATGGGTCCACAAGCGGCAAATCTGAGAACCTGACAATACaaacagaaaataatatttgtatttagGACAATTCTGTAAACACATTGCAGAAAAGAGAAATCTAAACGTAAATATTGACATccataatacctctttcttagctggaattatttgtattaaaccctttttttcaaattgtctcAGAGTAtattccaaaggggggggggggtgaggtcATCTACTTATTAGTTAGGTTACAAGTGaaacttaaaggtaaatgccagttttggtaacgatatcaaaatgagttcgtacagaatccaatgaaatgaccaccaaaatgttgtttgtataaataaagaacatgtgccaaaggattctggaagaaattgtgtaattgctgagaaattagcaaataagcacaggattcgggtcaagcgtcgggcacgacattcaaagcaataataatacactgtcccacgagCGCTTATCTATGTtagcgatcttcagtgtgaatatttctagcgtagatttcaagatttcacaaagttcaggttatgtgactgtaccagatctacatCCTCGATGatgtactgacaattaagcctggttttacagactttctcatgaaatcactgtttactgcaactattggcatttctctttaacaaaAATAGGTAACATGTTCTTTGCTTTAAAATGAGATACCAAAAATTTGTATTGGTATTTCAACAAAGtgtaacaaaattattgataacaataataaagcTTTGTATTCAGATACTTGTGAATTTGAACAACAGGAACTGTGATTTAGAAAAAGATTGTTTTTCCATGTTTGCTGATGAGAATCTAAATCATTTGAAATCTGATTTTGCACTCAATGTAAAATCTTATATAACTTTATAGCTCCATGAAACAACCCCTGGTGAGACCATCTTGTCCCCAAAACTACCCTTTCTTACTTTCAAACATTACCTCAAAACAaatcttcttaatttcttttataatttcctaaaaagcgccttgagcactctacagagtggatttggcacgATATaagtttaaccctaaaaagactggggggggggctgattcagccccccctcgacatttttcgcgataaatccgctgcgcgaaattttttgaccacgtcgctcgctgactttttactttcaagtctcgcgcaacttttgagaccaaaattgtgacccccgggtacgcggttccaaaattacgcagcatttcgtaagtgcatgcagacccaaaattactcaaaaacgtgaatttgtgtacaaatccaatgcaaatagtgttcttagccaaaattcataaatgtttcattatttttccttttactgcttaaaatcaattaattttatcttgtttatggtcaaaataaagtccccaacaatttccattgaaaaaacaataaaaaacaaaaagtcgaaaaacaaagaaatacataagaaatttagaaaacaatagaatacataagaaaataaatttgattttgaaatttttttaaaatcaatttgatcagatgcctatctagagtatgtgaaacaaaaattagcatttcaggggcattattttattaattagagcaaacttacgattttacgcataaattagcataattaatgagacatgagattttttgccgaatttgatgttacagttttgtagataatgccatgggtaacgcgtgtgccaattttcgtcgcgatcgcgcgatcaacggctgagatcataagggggggctgaatcagcccccccccagtctttttaggcgtcgaaatagcccagtctatttagggttaataattattattattattatcattactaaaaCTAGGGTAGTAATTTTGTATGTGTAGAAACATTTGTATGAGTATATAAACATTGCATGAGAAGCCATTTTTGTAATTACAATTTGCCCATCAGTAGGAGGTCATTGGCGGAACAAGAAGAGTGCTATTCAAATCATTGAGATGAGCATGATCATTCATATGCTTATTCTTTGCATGCTGAATTAATCTCGGGGGTATAACAATGATTATTGTTTTCACATCTATTTctttaattcaatattttcatattgtgtcattgataatattattattatgtagatGTTATCCAAGAACTATTACCTTTTATTAActtatctaatttgaaggtaCGGGAGAAAGctaattattacaattgtttaatttaattgtacgaatgtgcaaaattgcaacatcagccTGCAAAGATGCTTATTAGCCcacaaaaataacaacaaagtgTTTCAGCAATGTGTGCTATTTGGCAACAAGCCAAATAATAGTCAATTAATAAGTAGTTCAAAGTGGACAATGTAACAGAAGCTTTCCAAATTGTTAATTAACATAACCTCTATGTTATGTCACCTGGTCTATGCAGTAAATCCTTTTATAGAGTTTAATATTACTGATTGGCATTCCAGACAAATTTGTAACATcctctttcaaaaaaaaattagtagaGTATATATGAAGCTAAAGAAAACAGAGAGGCCATTGCAAAATCTTGCTAAAATGCTAATTACCAAATAGCTTAATTTTATATCATACCTTTCTTCTGTTGGAGTACCCTGGATTGCGAGGATCCCATTCTTTGCTTGAATCTTGGTGACCTTTgccatgacctttgaccctttAGGTAACCTCTCCTCAGCGTCTGAACCCCGGAGAGGGAGTGAAAGATTGAACCAGTTATGAACCAGGCAGCTGACGTGATCCTTTGCAAGCTCGTTAACCACACACTGTGAaggaataaatagaaaatgatataaaataataactataatgatgatgaggatgaaattaataatgatgatattaatgataattataaacgTGGTGATAATTACGATAAcagtgattataatgatgatgattgtgatgattatgatgaaaatgatggtggtggtggtgatgacgatgattttTAAGGAGCTTAACTACTGGTGTTTCTAAGCACACTGTGTTCAGTTTATTGTTTGTACTTgggatttaaaacaaaatatgacacAGCTAATGAAACTatactaataataaaaaaatagaaactgGTGTGCACCTCCAATTGACCGACCAACAACTGTGAATCATCTATTAAACAGGTAGGTTTTGAGTAGGGTTTTGAACTGATTCACAGACTTGGCATTATGAATGtaagtgtgtgtgtatttgagttttgtcagacgtgtatcaatcagatatgattatttatgccTGGGAccacctttaacgtcaccatccgaaagacgtgaccagggctcgaacctcgaacctctgcatcaatttgtaacttccccaaagcttggattacaggcgcacgccacaacgcccagttttgAATTCTGTGAAACCCTACCAATTTTAATACTCTCAAGACACATTGTAAGATGGTAGCTTGAtagtgatattgatgatgatgaggacgaggatgataatgaggatgatgatgatcaggatgataatgactatgatgatgatgatgatgatgatgaggatgtcaggatgatgatgataatattaaacaagtggaatgcctctggccgtctcacctgcatcacgcggttcaatatacatgtagcagcagtgctcactttgaatactactctaactcgcacaagatgttcagtgatacatggttactcttatgtccactttttatgaactagaccaataaacttacagagatatgatggttattcaacaaaaaaccccaacatggccaaagttcattgaccttacatgacctttgaccttgatcatgtgacctgaaactcgaacaggatgttcagtgatacttgattactctttatgtacaagtttcatgaatcagatccataaactttcaaagttatgatggaaattcaacagatacacccaattcggccaaagttcattgaccttggtcatgtgacctgaaacgcacacaggatgttcagtgatacttgattactataatgtccaagtttaatgaactagaccaataaactttcaaagttatgatggtaattcaacagatacccccgattcggccaaagttcattgaccctaaatgacctttgaccttaatcatgagacctgaaacttgcacaaaattttcagtgatgcttgattactattatgtccaagttt comes from the Lytechinus variegatus isolate NC3 chromosome 9, Lvar_3.0, whole genome shotgun sequence genome and includes:
- the LOC121421135 gene encoding DNA-directed RNA polymerase I subunit RPA43-like, producing MCNFTVIHDNSGRSPSRMSNVELFGIFKKAAKLTKDPCNGCCTVVSQRHFALSPRYLGRLKKGAMEALESEIGYYSESLGGVPLAYCNLQLLQQTGNILDDQPYIHFNVSFKAVIFKPSLGSILKCVVNELAKDHVSCLVHNWFNLSLPLRGSDAEERLPKGSKVMAKVTKIQAKNGILAIQGTPTEERFSDLPLVDPLKQDVSDGEGAEDTAMETDAPEKRKHDSGFISDPENSAKLPLESTSENDGENVGKKKKKKRKTEDRQMDDIVVKVEPDLDVSADGGMEGIIEGECIEGKKKKKKKKDKKRGNEMNDSLLETTMKKEPGWSLDEDSTNVVDDGSNVEQILEKKKKKKKKSNMDGDVESIVVKTEVIDPEELIDDVSQSGKKKKKKKHKERVSENCDHNMSKAVEPTSEIRIKIEPGSDDDQMREKKVKSKKHKQRHIDHQISESDGESEGQIEKQNKLKRKHSDVFCNVNGGGDHGERTTQNEIHGTNEGIDSVPKKKKKKKKHIKEEVI